The following coding sequences are from one uncultured Bacteroides sp. window:
- a CDS encoding glycosyltransferase family 2 protein: protein MDISIIIVNYKTYRLTSDCVKSIYKKSNNVSFEVIIIDNNSDEYELNLLPSKYPNLRLVLLNENIGFGRANNFGAKLAIGKYLFFLNSDTYFLNNALKYYFDFFQINCDKLKIGVLGSILKDESLDETGSFGPLPQPIKFLLFSLGFYNKNTKISRRQMKSLCNNSYFEVGYVTGANMFILKDTFNLVEGFDENIFMYYEESDLQFRLKMNSYNNYIIKGPEIVHLEGKSFSAGIINNNKRLMIEKSRFYYFNKNSNIFIYVLFRIIYLFIRVITILDFRYSLKDRKEYLKMLLKFK, encoded by the coding sequence ATGGATATATCAATTATTATAGTAAATTATAAAACATATAGACTAACTTCTGACTGTGTTAAGTCTATATATAAAAAGTCTAATAATGTTAGTTTTGAAGTTATTATTATTGATAATAATTCTGATGAATATGAACTAAATTTATTACCATCAAAATATCCTAACCTTAGATTAGTACTATTAAATGAAAATATAGGTTTTGGGCGAGCAAATAATTTTGGAGCGAAGTTAGCAATAGGGAAATATTTGTTTTTTTTGAATTCTGACACCTATTTTCTAAACAATGCATTAAAATATTATTTTGACTTTTTTCAAATAAATTGTGACAAATTGAAAATTGGTGTGCTAGGCAGCATACTCAAAGATGAATCATTGGATGAAACTGGCTCATTTGGTCCTTTACCCCAGCCTATCAAATTTCTTCTTTTTTCATTAGGCTTTTATAATAAAAATACTAAAATTAGTCGACGACAAATGAAATCTTTATGCAATAATTCATATTTTGAAGTGGGTTATGTTACTGGAGCAAATATGTTTATACTTAAAGATACTTTTAATCTTGTTGAAGGTTTTGACGAAAATATCTTTATGTATTATGAAGAATCTGATTTACAATTTAGGCTTAAAATGAACAGTTATAATAATTATATTATTAAAGGTCCTGAAATAGTTCATTTAGAAGGAAAAAGCTTTAGTGCTGGCATTATAAATAATAATAAAAGATTAATGATTGAAAAAAGTCGATTTTATTATTTCAACAAAAATTCAAATATATTTATTTATGTACTTTTTAGGATAATATATTTATTTATTCGTGTAATTACTATTTTAGACTTTCGTTATTCTTTGAAAGATAGAAAAGAATATTTAAAAATGTTGTTAAAATTTAAATGA
- a CDS encoding glycosyltransferase, with protein MKIAIVGSRSLDSLEFNLNEAFNFNKYESRIFDIYEKNIFKNKFIYQFDTLGRKFFNVYDRLVFKHLASKIIDYNPDLIICVYRFIHPDFVKNMKRLKYKVIHINPDALTTFEYQQVFASPYDAYFTKDPYIFSFMRSKMNLNVKIYSEAFNMRLHIKPDVDKFSFENEVNIDVMTYGTIYPYRAKMLKYLIDNGVNLKIFGTKPNRFFDNSLTGAFQNKYIVGAEKSRLLYGSKIIFNQMHYAEIESVNNRFFEANGSGAFQLCDYKPILKQLLPIDPELVSFVSIDDGIDKINYYLKHPKERLELATQIYNHTLANYTYDHLIRFILKNID; from the coding sequence ATGAAAATAGCTATAGTCGGTTCACGTTCTTTGGATTCATTAGAATTTAATTTAAACGAAGCTTTTAATTTTAATAAATATGAAAGTAGAATATTTGATATATATGAAAAAAATATATTTAAAAATAAGTTTATATATCAATTTGATACTTTGGGCAGAAAATTTTTCAACGTTTATGATCGTTTAGTTTTCAAACATCTTGCATCTAAAATTATTGATTATAATCCTGATCTAATTATTTGTGTTTATCGCTTTATTCATCCTGATTTTGTTAAAAACATGAAAAGATTAAAATATAAAGTGATACATATAAATCCTGATGCATTGACAACATTTGAGTATCAGCAAGTTTTTGCTTCACCCTATGATGCTTATTTTACTAAAGATCCATATATCTTTTCATTTATGCGCAGCAAAATGAATTTGAATGTTAAAATATACAGTGAGGCTTTTAATATGAGATTGCACATAAAGCCTGATGTTGATAAATTCTCATTTGAGAACGAAGTAAATATTGATGTGATGACTTATGGAACTATTTATCCTTATCGTGCTAAGATGTTGAAATATTTAATAGATAATGGAGTTAACTTAAAAATATTTGGTACTAAGCCTAATCGTTTTTTTGATAATAGTCTAACTGGTGCTTTTCAGAATAAATATATTGTAGGTGCAGAGAAATCTCGTCTTTTGTATGGTAGTAAAATTATTTTTAATCAAATGCATTATGCAGAGATTGAATCTGTAAATAATCGTTTTTTCGAAGCAAATGGGTCTGGTGCTTTTCAGTTATGCGATTATAAACCTATTTTAAAACAGTTACTACCTATAGATCCAGAGTTAGTAAGTTTTGTATCAATAGATGATGGGATTGATAAAATTAATTATTATTTGAAACATCCTAAAGAGAGACTTGAATTGGCAACTCAAATATATAATCATACTTTAGCGAATTATACTTATGATCATTTAATCCGTTTTATACTAAAAAATATAGATTAA
- a CDS encoding EpsG family protein translates to MYIFTDLLLLLFTFLNHFSKNRKLISLCFFIAFIWLLFHDGFRWETGTDWLSYYPHFMHCLDNATMPELAYQKLCELIRSISSNYSIFLIIHASIIYLLFFDSISRYSCNKFLSLFLFYCMMLPYLGMNRQYISLAIIVFSFKFIIDRKRFYAIVLFIIALLFHYSVIICIPILFLNIKLNNRFYIYAFIFAMIINQMKVFNSIPSSMFLFLGDDIAKKAYEYMSLTDYAGNISILFYLLGISKRLIFVAIIMKYRKVLESKTPYFNLFLNLYFIGVVFYILFYNSIFQILVSRGLLYYNIVEIFLFPLLVSCFAGKYNKILYITLIVMYGITNQIKGLDSYVRPGYDDCFRPYKGLFINTNVKRTMN, encoded by the coding sequence ATGTATATTTTTACTGATCTATTATTATTGCTCTTTACTTTTTTAAACCATTTTTCTAAAAATAGAAAGCTGATTTCTTTATGCTTCTTTATTGCATTTATATGGTTGCTTTTTCATGACGGATTTAGATGGGAAACAGGAACTGACTGGCTTAGTTATTACCCTCATTTTATGCATTGTTTGGATAATGCAACTATGCCGGAATTAGCTTATCAAAAACTTTGCGAATTAATCCGAAGTATATCTTCAAATTATTCTATATTTCTAATAATACATGCTTCTATCATTTATCTACTATTCTTCGACAGCATATCTCGTTATTCATGTAATAAGTTTCTCTCTCTCTTTTTATTTTATTGTATGATGTTACCTTATTTAGGTATGAATCGTCAATACATATCATTGGCTATAATAGTTTTTAGTTTTAAGTTTATTATAGATAGAAAGCGATTTTATGCTATCGTTTTATTTATAATAGCACTGTTATTTCATTATTCTGTAATTATATGTATTCCTATATTGTTTTTAAATATTAAACTTAATAATAGATTCTATATTTATGCGTTTATTTTTGCAATGATAATAAATCAGATGAAAGTATTTAATAGCATACCTTCAAGTATGTTTTTGTTTTTGGGAGATGATATAGCTAAAAAGGCATATGAATATATGTCTCTAACAGATTATGCAGGAAATATCTCTATTCTATTTTATTTGTTAGGAATTTCTAAACGACTTATATTTGTTGCAATTATAATGAAATACAGAAAAGTCTTGGAAAGTAAAACTCCATATTTTAATTTATTTTTAAATTTGTATTTTATCGGAGTTGTCTTCTATATATTATTTTATAATTCCATATTTCAAATATTAGTTTCTCGAGGGCTTTTGTATTACAATATTGTAGAAATTTTTTTATTTCCGCTTTTGGTGTCATGCTTTGCTGGAAAATACAACAAAATTTTATATATTACTCTAATTGTTATGTATGGAATAACAAATCAAATTAAAGGTCTGGATAGTTATGTTAGACCTGGATATGATGATTGTTTTCGACCTTATAAAGGTTTATTTATTAATACTAATGTTAAGCGAACAATGAATTAA
- a CDS encoding glycosyltransferase family 1 protein, translating into MEICYFERNEKAGISIKNVFLILKNRFKRNYSISEYNVPCFRITPINILKNIFYVYRKRNRGAINHITGDIHYCILGLLGCRNILTIHDLGIIDNNTGVKRKIIRFFWYSLPVKLSSSVTCISETTKNRLISEIKCNPNKIYVIYNPINPIYKFTYKPFAKSPNILHIGTRSNKNLFRVIEAIKGIECSLSIIGDLDEKYVASLKKYHIKYKNKSDISNDEMLEEYINCDIVSFPSTYEGFGLPIIEGQAVGRVVLTSHIEPMLEIANNAAYFVDPYNVESIRDGFLNIINNEALRCDLINKGIINVKRFSLSNISNQYSVLYQKIFI; encoded by the coding sequence ATGGAAATTTGCTATTTTGAAAGAAATGAAAAGGCTGGGATTAGCATTAAAAATGTTTTTCTAATACTAAAGAATCGTTTTAAGAGAAATTATAGTATATCAGAATACAATGTTCCGTGTTTTAGAATAACTCCAATAAATATATTAAAAAATATATTTTATGTTTATCGAAAGAGGAATAGAGGTGCAATAAATCACATAACAGGTGATATTCATTATTGCATATTAGGTCTATTGGGTTGTAGAAATATATTAACGATCCATGACTTAGGAATCATTGATAATAATACTGGAGTTAAAAGGAAAATTATTCGTTTTTTTTGGTACTCTTTACCAGTAAAATTATCATCATCAGTAACATGTATATCCGAAACAACAAAAAATAGGCTAATTTCTGAAATTAAATGTAATCCTAATAAAATTTATGTAATTTATAATCCTATTAATCCTATTTATAAGTTTACTTATAAGCCTTTTGCGAAATCGCCCAATATTTTGCATATTGGTACTCGATCCAATAAAAATTTATTTAGAGTTATAGAGGCTATAAAAGGAATAGAATGTTCTCTTTCTATTATTGGAGATTTAGATGAAAAGTATGTAGCCAGTTTAAAAAAATATCATATCAAATATAAAAATAAGTCTGATATATCTAACGATGAAATGCTAGAAGAATATATAAATTGCGATATTGTAAGTTTCCCGTCAACATACGAAGGATTTGGTCTACCAATAATTGAAGGCCAGGCTGTAGGGCGTGTTGTCTTAACATCACATATAGAACCCATGCTTGAAATAGCTAATAACGCTGCTTATTTTGTTGATCCATATAATGTAGAATCAATTAGAGATGGTTTTCTGAATATAATCAATAACGAGGCTCTTCGATGCGATTTGATAAATAAAGGGATAATAAATGTTAAACGTTTTAGTTTATCCAATATTTCCAATCAATATAGTGTCTTATATCAGAAAATATTTATCTGA
- a CDS encoding glycosyltransferase family 1 protein, with protein sequence MNIYLDNIIYLLQKGGGISVVWTELLKRLLKTNNLNLNFIDYKTQNIWRNQLNIPSKAIVSPKKKHFAERYKNIEINKKNRFIFHSSYYRYCSNKNAINITTVHDFTYEICKKGLKKMLHSYQKGKALKKSNIIICISENTKKDLIHFYPNIDRTKLRVVYNGVSDDYYLLESLELIEFPFPIYSYIIFVGSRDKYKNFELSARAVAKSKYNLVIVGPSLTYNEKKLLDSIFNGTNKYKSLGRVSNIRLNELYNGAFALLYPSIYEGFGIPVIEAQRAGCPVIAYNASSIPEIIGDVTLLLNELSIDSILKHLVLLENNKTRISIIEKGIQNAKRFTWDKMYIQILSIYQEAWEC encoded by the coding sequence ATGAATATATATCTAGATAATATAATATATTTATTGCAAAAAGGAGGAGGTATTTCTGTTGTTTGGACTGAGTTATTAAAACGTTTGTTAAAGACAAATAATCTGAATCTGAATTTTATTGATTACAAGACTCAAAATATTTGGAGAAATCAGCTAAATATTCCTTCTAAGGCAATTGTCTCTCCTAAGAAAAAACACTTTGCCGAGCGTTATAAAAATATAGAAATAAACAAAAAAAACAGGTTCATTTTTCATTCGTCTTATTATCGGTATTGTTCCAACAAAAATGCTATAAATATAACTACTGTACATGATTTTACATATGAAATTTGTAAGAAGGGATTAAAGAAAATGCTCCATTCGTATCAAAAAGGCAAAGCTCTTAAAAAGTCTAACATCATAATATGCATTTCTGAAAATACAAAAAAGGATTTAATTCATTTTTATCCTAATATCGATAGAACTAAATTAAGAGTGGTCTATAATGGAGTATCTGATGATTATTATTTATTAGAATCATTAGAATTGATCGAGTTCCCTTTTCCTATTTATAGTTATATAATTTTTGTGGGTTCAAGAGATAAATATAAAAACTTTGAACTTTCAGCTAGAGCTGTAGCAAAATCTAAATATAATTTGGTTATTGTTGGACCTTCATTAACTTATAATGAGAAAAAATTACTTGACTCCATTTTCAATGGGACTAATAAATACAAATCACTTGGAAGAGTTTCGAATATAAGGTTAAATGAATTGTATAATGGAGCATTTGCTCTGTTATATCCTTCAATTTATGAAGGATTTGGCATTCCAGTAATTGAGGCTCAAAGAGCAGGCTGTCCTGTAATTGCATATAATGCTTCTTCCATTCCTGAAATAATAGGAGATGTGACATTATTGCTTAATGAACTATCTATTGATTCTATATTAAAACACCTAGTCTTACTTGAGAACAATAAGACTAGGATTAGTATAATCGAAAAGGGAATACAAAATGCTAAACGTTTTACTTGGGATAAAATGTATATTCAAATACTAAGTATATATCAAGAAGCTTGGGAGTGTTAA
- a CDS encoding glycosyltransferase family 2 protein, whose translation MKFSIVTVTYNSEQTLKDTIDSVLQQKYEDIEYILVDGLSKDKTIDIIKEYEPKFNGKMRWISEKDNGLYDAMNKGFEMATGDIIGIINSDDVLSDSEAISKVVSYFNKYNTDCIYADLYYVSQYNLNNIIRHWRTGFPRKFAKGWHPAHPTFYVKKEVYRKYGTFDLNYKLAADFELMLRLIEKHHISLTYLPEPLVRMRLGGATSKNLNNILKGNMECLRAFKKNKIPVSILYPFYRILPKFMQFIHRQ comes from the coding sequence ATGAAATTTTCAATAGTAACAGTAACATATAATAGTGAACAGACTCTTAAAGATACTATTGATTCTGTACTTCAACAAAAATATGAAGATATTGAGTATATTTTAGTAGATGGATTATCTAAGGATAAAACGATAGATATAATAAAAGAGTATGAGCCAAAATTTAATGGCAAAATGAGGTGGATATCTGAAAAAGATAATGGTCTCTATGATGCTATGAATAAAGGGTTTGAAATGGCTACGGGAGATATTATCGGTATCATAAATTCGGATGATGTATTGAGTGATTCTGAAGCTATTTCAAAAGTTGTATCGTATTTTAATAAATATAATACGGATTGCATTTATGCTGATCTATATTATGTTTCTCAATATAATCTCAACAATATAATCCGGCATTGGAGGACAGGATTTCCCCGGAAATTTGCTAAAGGATGGCATCCTGCTCATCCTACATTTTATGTAAAAAAAGAGGTGTATCGAAAATATGGAACCTTTGATTTGAATTATAAATTAGCTGCTGACTTTGAATTGATGTTGAGACTTATTGAAAAGCATCACATCTCTTTAACATATTTACCTGAACCTCTTGTTAGGATGAGACTTGGAGGAGCTACAAGTAAAAATCTTAATAATATATTAAAGGGCAATATGGAATGTCTGAGAGCATTTAAAAAAAATAAGATTCCTGTTTCTATTCTTTATCCTTTCTATAGAATTCTACCTAAATTTATGCAATTTATTCATAGACAATGA
- a CDS encoding NAD-dependent epimerase/dehydratase family protein, producing the protein MKLLFTGASGFLGKNIYPILKDMYDITTVGLTVGDNYQVNISSEIPDFSETYDIILHAAGKAHSVPKTDAEKKLFFNVNLQGTKNLCTAFEKSGIPKVFIFISTVAVYGCEFGEGITEEHPLNGTTPYAVSKRMAEEFLTDWCNKHHVILSIIRPSLIAGPNAPGNLGAMVNGIKTGKYLSIAGGRARKSVLMVQDIANLIPLLVEKGGTYNVCDSDHPSFGELEGVICKQLGKSKPSSIPYWVAKSMALVGDCLGSKAPINSLKLSKITESLTFNNEKAIRELGWRPMRVLDNYKIE; encoded by the coding sequence ATGAAATTATTATTCACGGGAGCATCTGGCTTTTTAGGGAAAAACATATATCCTATCCTAAAAGATATGTATGATATTACAACGGTAGGACTTACTGTCGGTGATAATTATCAAGTTAATATTTCGTCTGAAATACCAGATTTCTCAGAAACATATGATATTATATTGCATGCAGCAGGAAAGGCGCACTCTGTACCAAAAACGGATGCTGAGAAAAAACTGTTTTTTAATGTAAACTTACAAGGTACGAAGAATTTATGTACGGCTTTTGAAAAAAGTGGTATACCCAAAGTATTTATATTCATAAGTACGGTAGCTGTTTATGGTTGTGAATTTGGAGAGGGAATTACGGAAGAACACCCTTTAAATGGAACTACTCCTTATGCAGTAAGTAAACGTATGGCGGAAGAATTTCTAACTGATTGGTGCAATAAGCATCATGTCATACTTAGCATTATTCGTCCTTCTTTAATTGCAGGCCCTAATGCTCCTGGAAATCTAGGCGCAATGGTGAATGGAATAAAAACAGGTAAATATTTAAGTATAGCAGGTGGAAGAGCTCGAAAAAGCGTGCTAATGGTGCAGGATATAGCTAATTTAATTCCTCTATTGGTAGAGAAAGGGGGAACATATAATGTTTGTGATAGTGATCATCCATCATTTGGGGAATTAGAAGGAGTTATATGTAAACAATTAGGAAAATCTAAACCATCATCTATTCCTTATTGGGTGGCAAAAAGTATGGCTCTTGTTGGTGATTGTTTAGGATCTAAAGCTCCTATCAATTCTTTAAAGTTAAGTAAGATAACGGAATCACTGACTTTCAATAATGAAAAAGCAATACGTGAATTAGGTTGGAGACCTATGCGCGTATTAGATAACTATAAAATTGAATAA
- a CDS encoding glycosyltransferase family 4 protein: MHYFLIFVLLFLSELLYFKIANKFNIIDKPNERSSHTRITLRGGGVIFYFGALAYFFFEGLAYPWFMLGLTLITFISFVDDVRPASRGIRLLFHFTALALMFYEWGLFSLSWWTLIVALILCTAIINAYNFMDGINGITGGYSLVVFIALAYINVAMVPFVDSEMIYMVMAAVFVFNYFNFRKKAKCFAGDVGSVSVAFIILFLIGRLIIVTGDFSYIVLLAVYGTDTVLTVIHRLMLHENISLPHRKHLYQIMANELRIPHVVVSVVYMLIQAVIIIGFFVLKEYGYWYLLTILLLLSASYVGFMRRYFKLCGK, translated from the coding sequence ATGCATTATTTCCTCATTTTTGTTCTGCTATTCTTGTCTGAACTTTTATATTTTAAAATAGCCAACAAGTTTAATATCATTGATAAACCGAACGAAAGGAGCTCGCATACTCGGATAACATTGAGAGGTGGTGGAGTGATATTCTACTTCGGGGCATTGGCATATTTCTTCTTTGAGGGTTTGGCTTATCCTTGGTTTATGCTAGGGCTGACATTAATCACTTTTATTAGCTTTGTGGATGATGTGCGACCGGCTTCAAGAGGTATAAGGTTGTTGTTCCATTTTACAGCTTTGGCTCTGATGTTTTATGAATGGGGGCTATTCTCGCTTTCATGGTGGACGTTGATAGTGGCGTTAATTCTCTGCACGGCAATAATAAATGCATATAACTTTATGGACGGTATCAATGGCATAACGGGGGGATATTCGTTAGTGGTATTTATAGCTCTGGCTTATATCAATGTGGCAATGGTGCCGTTTGTGGATAGTGAAATGATATACATGGTGATGGCTGCTGTATTTGTATTCAACTATTTTAATTTCCGCAAAAAGGCTAAATGTTTTGCGGGGGATGTGGGATCGGTGAGTGTCGCGTTTATTATCTTATTTCTGATAGGACGATTGATAATTGTTACAGGGGATTTTAGTTATATTGTGCTTCTGGCTGTATATGGTACGGATACGGTGCTAACGGTGATTCATCGCTTGATGCTTCACGAGAACATTAGTTTACCGCATCGGAAGCATTTATATCAGATAATGGCTAATGAATTAAGGATACCGCATGTAGTGGTGTCTGTAGTATATATGTTAATACAGGCTGTGATCATCATCGGCTTCTTTGTGCTGAAAGAATATGGATATTGGTATTTGCTCACTATATTGTTGCTGCTTAGCGCATCGTATGTAGGATTTATGAGGAGATACTTCAAACTTTGCGGTAAGTAG
- a CDS encoding NAD-dependent epimerase/dehydratase family protein, with protein MKVLITGIHGFVGSNLVNALKGEHDIYGVDILTPNKEGVVKTFSWHDLKMHAVPEMDVIIHLAGKAHDTKKKLAAGAYFDINTGLTKKIFDYFLESSAEKFIFFSSAEGTFNEISNEILTEDVIPTPIGPYGESKIKAEEYIRNICYTIGRMSKRVYILRPCMIHGPGNKGNLNLLYNVVRKGIPWPLGSFENRRSFTSIDNLCFVIEGLMTKDVPTGIYHMGDDEALSTNELIGVMCEAMGKRSRIWNLNKEVMEGCATLGSFLHLPLNRERLRKLTENYVVSNEKIKAALGIKKMPVSARDGLLKTIRSFERKR; from the coding sequence ATGAAAGTATTAATAACGGGAATCCATGGTTTTGTGGGTTCTAACTTGGTAAATGCGCTTAAAGGAGAACATGATATTTATGGTGTGGATATTCTGACTCCCAATAAAGAGGGGGTGGTGAAGACTTTCTCATGGCATGATCTGAAGATGCATGCTGTTCCGGAAATGGATGTGATCATTCATCTGGCGGGAAAGGCGCACGATACGAAGAAGAAATTAGCTGCAGGAGCGTACTTTGATATTAACACAGGATTGACAAAGAAGATTTTTGATTATTTCTTGGAATCGTCGGCAGAGAAGTTTATATTCTTTAGCTCTGCCGAGGGGACTTTTAATGAAATATCAAATGAAATATTGACGGAGGATGTAATTCCTACTCCTATAGGTCCTTATGGAGAGAGTAAGATAAAGGCGGAAGAGTATATCCGCAATATTTGCTATACGATAGGGAGGATGTCTAAACGAGTGTATATATTGCGTCCATGCATGATCCATGGTCCGGGAAATAAGGGTAACTTGAATTTGCTATATAATGTGGTGCGCAAGGGTATTCCATGGCCACTGGGTAGCTTTGAAAACCGACGCTCATTTACTTCAATAGATAATCTGTGTTTTGTGATTGAGGGACTGATGACAAAGGATGTGCCTACGGGAATTTATCACATGGGGGATGATGAAGCGCTCTCTACGAATGAACTGATCGGGGTAATGTGTGAGGCTATGGGTAAGAGGTCGCGCATCTGGAACCTGAATAAAGAAGTGATGGAGGGTTGCGCTACTCTAGGTAGTTTCTTACATTTACCGTTGAACAGGGAACGATTACGCAAGCTTACGGAGAATTATGTGGTGTCTAACGAAAAGATAAAAGCTGCACTTGGTATTAAGAAAATGCCGGTTTCTGCTCGTGATGGATTGCTCAAGACAATCCGATCCTTTGAAAGAAAAAGATAG
- a CDS encoding nucleotidyl transferase AbiEii/AbiGii toxin family protein has product MLNTRLVGGTALALQIGHRKSVDLDLFGIVTAESNILVEELKSLGNLTILKDSKNIHIYLINNVKVDIVNYSYKWIEEAIVIDNVRMAGLKDISAMKLAAVTGRGSKKDFIDIYFLSHKYSLKKMLSYYSIKYPEGSEFIVLKSLSYLDDAEEDPSPFMLEKITWDEIKKMLCNLLK; this is encoded by the coding sequence TTGCTAAATACTCGCTTAGTAGGAGGAACAGCTTTGGCACTACAAATAGGACATCGCAAATCTGTTGATTTAGATCTATTCGGAATCGTAACTGCAGAATCAAATATATTGGTTGAAGAACTGAAGAGTTTGGGTAACCTTACTATACTCAAGGATTCTAAAAATATCCATATCTATCTCATTAATAATGTAAAAGTTGACATCGTTAATTATTCGTATAAATGGATAGAGGAGGCTATTGTCATAGATAATGTTCGCATGGCTGGCTTAAAAGATATTAGCGCTATGAAATTAGCTGCTGTAACAGGTCGTGGCTCAAAAAAAGATTTTATTGATATTTATTTTTTATCGCATAAGTATTCTTTAAAAAAAATGCTTTCTTACTATTCAATTAAATATCCGGAAGGTTCTGAATTTATTGTTTTGAAAAGCTTATCCTACTTAGATGATGCTGAAGAAGATCCATCCCCTTTTATGTTAGAGAAAATCACATGGGATGAAATAAAAAAAATGCTTTGCAATTTACTAAAATAG
- a CDS encoding HAD family hydrolase, translating into MKQNVYGSALVLGLALSLFSCASAEKDPLPSWNNTAVKEQIMKYVTRAKESIPVEDRIAVFDMDGTIACETPLWFEMATAVNGLNKQLAANPELIKYREYEYAKKLAVNPADTSVINHWVVGGVNYIDSMVLKAYEGVDYESYIASSTDYLTTTKDRKFNLILGDMFYQPMLELIKYMKKNHFEVYIVSGSMSGVIWSICPQTIDLDRRHLIGTRQEITPVYKDGKTLFIAQKAIFTPKNDGNGKSMNIYDQIGKVPVFAFGNTSGDFGMFHLVSTSKYPHMALMLNHDDDTREYAYPPYHGAAVPEWQDSLKINHWVQVDMSDNFKTVFKLPAN; encoded by the coding sequence ATGAAACAAAATGTCTATGGAAGTGCACTAGTGCTGGGATTAGCACTCTCACTTTTTTCGTGTGCATCGGCTGAGAAGGATCCGTTGCCTTCATGGAACAATACTGCTGTCAAGGAGCAGATTATGAAGTATGTAACAAGAGCAAAGGAATCAATTCCTGTGGAAGACAGGATAGCGGTGTTTGACATGGATGGGACCATTGCGTGTGAAACTCCGTTGTGGTTTGAAATGGCTACGGCGGTGAATGGACTGAATAAGCAGTTGGCTGCTAACCCGGAATTGATAAAATACAGGGAATATGAGTATGCAAAGAAGCTTGCTGTGAATCCTGCGGATACTTCGGTGATTAATCATTGGGTAGTGGGTGGAGTGAACTATATTGATTCGATGGTGCTGAAAGCGTATGAAGGAGTGGATTATGAAAGTTATATTGCTTCGTCTACGGATTATCTGACGACTACGAAGGATCGGAAATTTAACTTGATTCTGGGAGATATGTTCTACCAACCGATGTTGGAGTTGATAAAATATATGAAGAAAAATCATTTTGAGGTGTATATTGTGTCGGGATCTATGTCTGGCGTGATATGGAGTATTTGTCCGCAAACGATTGATTTGGATCGTAGACATTTAATCGGTACAAGGCAGGAGATAACTCCGGTTTACAAGGATGGTAAAACGTTGTTTATAGCTCAGAAGGCTATCTTTACACCCAAAAATGATGGTAATGGTAAGAGCATGAATATTTATGATCAAATAGGAAAGGTTCCTGTTTTTGCTTTTGGTAATACTTCGGGAGATTTCGGAATGTTTCATCTGGTTTCGACAAGCAAGTATCCGCATATGGCATTGATGCTTAATCATGATGATGATACGAGAGAGTATGCTTATCCTCCTTATCATGGTGCGGCTGTTCCTGAATGGCAGGATTCGCTTAAGATAAATCACTGGGTGCAGGTGGACATGAGTGATAATTTTAAAACGGTATTTAAATTGCCTGCTAATTGA